In Halorhabdus rudnickae, the following proteins share a genomic window:
- a CDS encoding PfkB family carbohydrate kinase, protein MPTATRRDGARGVHCLLGEKGANQAIAAALSDAAVELIGAVGDDRFGEELLP, encoded by the coding sequence ATGCCGACCGCGACCCGGCGAGACGGTGCCCGCGGAGTCCATTGCCTTCTCGGCGAGAAAGGAGCCAATCAGGCGATTGCAGCCGCTCTCTCCGACGCGGCCGTCGAGTTGATCGGCGCCGTGGGTGACGACCGGTTCGGCGAGGAACTCCTCCCGTGA
- a CDS encoding RNA-binding protein: protein MNVKSCHHLRADAIAAIEDALADGLGVELDADTYEKVSFEDSDWEVVLVDGEPAVFYVPGESNGNDDPFLTVRGANAHPPAENIVTVDAGAISFVSDGADVMRPGIVEADESITADDLVVIAEENHGKVLAVGRARVDGADMLGDEGKVVDTVHHVGDDLYEFSG, encoded by the coding sequence ATGAACGTCAAGTCCTGCCACCACCTCCGGGCGGACGCCATCGCGGCGATCGAGGACGCCCTCGCTGACGGCCTGGGCGTCGAACTGGACGCCGATACCTACGAGAAGGTCTCCTTCGAGGACAGCGACTGGGAAGTCGTCCTCGTCGACGGCGAACCGGCTGTCTTCTACGTCCCCGGCGAGTCCAATGGGAATGACGATCCGTTCCTTACCGTTCGCGGTGCGAACGCCCACCCTCCGGCGGAGAACATCGTCACGGTTGACGCCGGCGCGATCTCGTTTGTCTCCGACGGCGCAGACGTGATGCGTCCCGGCATTGTCGAGGCAGACGAATCCATCACAGCCGACGACCTGGTCGTCATCGCCGAAGAAAACCACGGCAAGGTCCTGGCGGTCGGTCGGGCCCGCGTCGACGGCGCTGACATGCTCGGCGACGAGGGCAAGGTCGTCGACACAGTCCACCACGTCGGTGACGACCTCTACGAGTTCTCGGGCTGA